One Diabrotica virgifera virgifera chromosome 3, PGI_DIABVI_V3a genomic window carries:
- the LOC126882755 gene encoding uncharacterized protein LOC126882755 yields MPESKETKESEKLRKSRESVRNRLDTFAKYIDKIAIPGSSDNLPVTELSVRLDRAETIIEEFEVVQGKIDALVDDVSVEIKYREDFENVYFSTIAKAKELLQPKPIISSNENANQSSVSDRNSSFNSGIKLPTLHLRQFSGNYSTWLDYHDCFDTIIVKNNDISDIQKFHYLKSSLSGTAEKIINSIKVSAANFTVAWKLLCDRYSNEPLLIHNHIKSIFNLKVVNRDSSKCLQHLIDGLTSNLRSLESLGEPVSTWDSIIIFIILEKLDPETVKDWDKESRGNAPTSVKPTLDDLLKFLQHRADTLEKFEARSIKGGSSSKDHSHSSSHRSKTHTSQSFINNGAFSDLCPHCNGPHKMSTCTSFQNLDVHARMREVKRVRACFNCLFIGHQNTSCKYGKCKKCGKKHHTLLHVNAENSNSPNDTQSVSSDNQTPQTLSFHAVQNSFALLSTVTVQIADRSGVKHNFRALLDSGSQSHFVTYSLVSKLGLSKEPADISVVGVTQISSRIKHKNDPFGIKCKLKIANF; encoded by the coding sequence atgccGGAATCAAAAGAAACGAAAGAATCCGAAAAGTTGCGTAAAAGTAGGGAATCTGTTAGAAATCGTCTCGATACCTTCGCAAAATACATTGATAAAATAGCTATACCGGGGTCGTCGGATAATTTGCCGGTCACCGAACTTTCAGTCAGATTAGATCGGGCTGAAACAATAATAGAGGAATTTGAAGTTGTTCAGGGTAAAATAGACGCGTTAGTAGATGATGTATCAGTTGAAATAAAATATCGTGAagattttgaaaatgtttatttttctactaTAGCAAAGGCAAAAGAGCTTCTGCAGCCTAAGCCTATTATATCTAGCAACGAAAATGCAAATCAAAGTTCAGTTTCTGATCGTAATAGCTCATTCAATTCAGGGATAAAGCTCCCAACCCTTCATTTGCGTCAATTTAGCGGGAACTATTCAACCTGGTTAGATTATCATGATTGCTTCGATACAATAATCGTTAAAAATAATGATATAAGTGACATTCAGAAATTTCATTATTTAAAATCATCCCTATCGGGGACAGCTGAAAAGATAATAAATTCTATTAAGGTTTCTGCAGCTAATTTTACAGTAGCGTGGAAGCTTCTTTGTGACAGGTATTCTAATGAGCCTTTACTAATCCATAATCACATCaagtccatttttaatttaaaggTAGTTAATCGTGACAGTTCTAAGTGTCTCCAACATCTAATTGATGGATTAACTAGTAATCTGCGATCTCTAGAATCCTTAGGGGAGCCAGTAAGCACTTGGGActcaataataatttttataattctaGAAAAACTTGATCCTGAAACTGTCAAAGATTGGGACAAGGAGAGTCGAGGTAATGCCCCTACGTCGGTAAAGCCTACTCTCGACGATCTTCTAAAATTCTTGCAGCATCGAGCTGATACTTTAGAAAAGTTCGAAGCAAGATCTATCAAGGGAGGTTCTAGTTCCAAAGATCATTCTCATTCTTCATCTCATAGGTCCAAAACTCATACAAGTCAATCATTCATCAATAATGGAGCTTTTTCAGATCTGTGTCCACATTGTAATGGTCCTCATAAAATGTCAACTTGTACTTCTTTTCAAAATTTAGATGTGCATGCGCGCATGCGTGAGGTCAAAAGGGTACGAGCgtgttttaattgtttatttataggACATCAAAATACCAGTTGCAAGTATGGTAAGTGCAAGAAATGTGGGAAGAAGCATCATACGCTTCTCCACGTTAATGCAGAAAATAGCAATTCTCCAAATGATACTCAATCCGTTTCTTCGGATAATCAAACTCCACAAACATTGTCATTTCATGCAGTTCAGAATTCGTTTGCACTGCTGTCAACTGTCACAGTCCAAATTGCAGATAGGTCTGGAGTTAAGCATAATTTTAGAGCCCTTCTAGACAGTGGTTCTCAGTCACATTTTGTCACGTATAGTCTGGTTTCCAAATTGGGTCTCTCCAAGGAACCTGCCGACATTTCAGTGGTCGGTGTCACTCAAATATCTTCAAGGATAAAGCACAAGA